From a single Sulfolobus sp. E5-1-F genomic region:
- a CDS encoding proteasome-activating nucleotidase, with protein sequence MSGDFDTIRDASSSDEVQLVRLMEEKIKSLQIEIENLRKELNYYKAEMEKMLSPPLIEAVVLDVLPDGRVLVRSSSGPNLVVNVASHINQKLIKPGISVALNQRGSTILEVLPQKEDPIVKTMEIVEKPNVTYSEIGGLEEQIKELREVVELPLKKPEIFREIGVEPPKGVLLYGPPGTGKTMLAKAVATESNAVFIHVVASEFAQKFVGEGARIVRELFEMAKRKAPSIIFIDEIDAIGAKRIDIGTSGEREIQRTLMQLLAELDGFNPLDNVKIIAATNRIDILDPALLRPGRFDRIIEVPLPNFKGRIEIFNIYLKKMKVENNINLELLSQLTEGFSGADIKNVCVEAAYMAIRDNRNNVTMKDLVDAINKINVKRNSMENMRERREKYS encoded by the coding sequence TTGTCCGGAGATTTCGACACAATAAGGGATGCTTCTTCTTCAGACGAGGTTCAATTGGTTAGATTGATGGAAGAAAAAATTAAGTCATTACAGATTGAAATTGAAAATCTAAGAAAAGAATTAAACTATTATAAAGCAGAAATGGAAAAAATGTTAAGTCCTCCATTGATTGAGGCAGTTGTATTAGATGTTTTACCAGACGGTAGGGTATTAGTTAGAAGTTCGTCTGGACCAAATTTAGTAGTAAATGTAGCCAGTCATATTAATCAAAAGTTAATAAAACCTGGAATATCCGTTGCCTTAAATCAAAGAGGATCTACAATATTAGAGGTTTTGCCACAGAAGGAAGATCCAATTGTAAAGACAATGGAGATTGTGGAAAAACCTAATGTAACTTATTCTGAAATCGGCGGATTAGAAGAACAAATAAAGGAATTAAGGGAAGTTGTGGAATTGCCTTTAAAGAAGCCTGAGATATTTAGGGAGATAGGAGTAGAACCGCCAAAGGGAGTTTTATTATATGGCCCACCAGGTACTGGAAAGACTATGTTAGCAAAAGCAGTAGCTACTGAGAGTAACGCTGTCTTTATTCATGTTGTAGCTTCAGAATTTGCACAAAAATTTGTGGGGGAAGGTGCTAGGATAGTTAGAGAGCTATTTGAAATGGCTAAAAGGAAGGCACCATCAATAATCTTCATTGATGAAATTGATGCCATAGGTGCTAAGAGAATAGATATAGGAACAAGCGGAGAAAGGGAGATACAAAGAACATTAATGCAGCTCTTGGCTGAGCTTGATGGATTTAATCCATTGGACAACGTTAAGATCATTGCAGCTACGAATAGGATAGACATATTGGATCCCGCGTTATTGAGGCCTGGTAGATTTGATAGGATAATAGAGGTTCCTTTGCCCAACTTTAAAGGAAGAATTGAGATATTTAACATATACTTAAAGAAAATGAAAGTTGAGAATAATATAAACCTTGAATTATTATCTCAGCTTACTGAGGGATTCAGTGGTGCTGATATTAAAAATGTTTGTGTTGAAGCAGCATATATGGCAATTAGGGATAATAGGAATAACGTTACAATGAAAGATCTAGTTGATGCTATAAACAAGATTAATGTTAAAAGGAATAGTATGGAAAATATGAGAGAGAGGCGGGAGAAGTATAGCTAG
- a CDS encoding multiprotein bridging factor aMBF1: protein MQANSEEYCELCGSPIHGKGITVSYEGSIITVCNSCYNRIRKHAVIVKEDSKKSETRKKTDPKPPKMGDTELEIVADYYKIIKTAREQLGISQQQLAQKLKVSENIVKRFESGKLKPTISQARQLEKILGIKLVTPLENEESEREFDDTGLTLGDVVNIKEGKK from the coding sequence ATGCAAGCTAATAGTGAAGAATACTGTGAATTATGTGGATCTCCAATCCATGGTAAAGGTATAACTGTGTCATATGAAGGCTCAATTATTACTGTATGTAATTCATGTTATAATAGGATAAGAAAGCATGCAGTGATAGTAAAAGAAGACAGTAAGAAAAGCGAGACAAGAAAGAAAACTGATCCTAAACCACCTAAAATGGGAGATACAGAATTAGAAATTGTAGCAGACTATTACAAGATTATTAAAACAGCTAGAGAACAACTAGGTATCTCACAGCAACAATTAGCACAAAAATTAAAAGTATCAGAAAATATCGTTAAAAGATTTGAAAGTGGTAAATTAAAGCCTACGATCTCTCAAGCTAGGCAGCTAGAGAAAATTCTTGGCATTAAACTAGTTACCCCATTAGAAAATGAAGAAAGCGAGAGGGAATTCGACGATACTGGATTAACCTTAGGAGATGTGGTTAATATTAAAGAGGGAAAGAAGTGA
- the hflX gene encoding GTPase HflX: MKTAALFVSEEFKEEAIALAEGADHKIVRIYKLPKSPNVKFYIQYDKLQQIKNDEEISTLIIFEELKPRHFINLRKELKGKEVLDKILLLLDIFALHAGSKEAKMQIELARLKYELPIIKETYTKSKIGEQQGPLGAGTYGVESIIKFYKRRINKLMKELENIKVFKEKSIESNKRNNIPSVGIVGYTNSGKTSLFNSLTGLTQKVDTKLFTTMSPKRYGISINNRKIMLVDTVGFIRGIPPQIVDAFFVTLSEAKYSDALILVIDSTFSENLLIETLQSSFEILREIGVSGKPIIVALNKIDRINGDLYKKLDLIEKLSKELYSPIFDVIPISALKRTNLELLRDRIYQLVTQLS; the protein is encoded by the coding sequence GTGAAAACTGCAGCCCTTTTTGTATCTGAAGAATTTAAGGAAGAGGCAATAGCGTTAGCTGAGGGGGCTGATCACAAGATAGTTAGAATTTACAAATTACCAAAATCACCTAATGTGAAATTTTATATACAATATGATAAGTTACAACAAATCAAAAACGATGAGGAAATTTCTACGTTAATTATATTCGAAGAACTTAAGCCTAGACACTTTATAAATCTGAGAAAAGAACTAAAAGGAAAAGAGGTCCTAGACAAAATACTCCTTCTTTTGGATATATTTGCACTACATGCAGGGTCAAAAGAAGCAAAAATGCAAATAGAACTGGCCAGGCTTAAGTATGAACTACCCATAATAAAAGAAACGTATACTAAATCAAAAATAGGTGAACAACAAGGTCCTTTAGGAGCTGGAACATATGGAGTAGAATCTATAATAAAATTTTACAAAAGAAGAATCAATAAACTTATGAAAGAATTGGAAAATATAAAAGTTTTTAAAGAAAAATCCATAGAATCTAATAAGAGAAATAATATTCCTTCTGTTGGAATCGTAGGGTACACAAATTCTGGAAAGACCTCGTTATTTAACTCATTAACTGGGTTAACACAGAAAGTTGATACAAAACTATTCACTACAATGTCACCTAAAAGATATGGGATCTCAATAAATAATAGAAAGATTATGCTAGTTGACACTGTAGGATTCATTAGAGGAATTCCTCCACAAATTGTAGATGCTTTCTTCGTCACTCTGTCAGAAGCTAAATACTCTGATGCATTAATTCTTGTAATAGACTCTACATTCTCAGAAAATCTATTAATTGAGACTTTGCAATCCTCTTTCGAAATTTTAAGAGAAATAGGAGTTTCGGGTAAGCCTATAATAGTAGCCCTTAATAAAATTGACAGAATTAATGGCGATTTATATAAAAAGCTTGACTTAATAGAGAAGCTATCAAAAGAGTTGTACTCTCCTATATTCGATGTCATACCTATATCAGCTTTAAAGAGAACAAATCTTGAATTATTAAGGGATAGGATATACCAGCTAGTCACACAGTTGAGTTAA
- a CDS encoding tRNA methyltransferase: protein MTTHVILVARAFGAKGVYIEGKDEKVIKSVFKVVNSWGGSSYFFVKEIENGKNIVNEWKEKGGTVIHLTMYGININDLQDNLEKIKYPLLIIVGSEKVEGWYYRNVDYNIAIGNQPHSEVAALAIFLDRIYKGRELYMEFGDSKIKILPQNAGKKVIRNG, encoded by the coding sequence GTGACAACACATGTAATTTTGGTAGCAAGAGCCTTTGGCGCTAAAGGTGTGTATATCGAAGGTAAAGATGAAAAAGTGATAAAATCTGTCTTCAAAGTTGTAAATAGTTGGGGTGGATCTTCGTATTTTTTTGTAAAAGAAATTGAAAATGGAAAGAATATAGTAAATGAATGGAAAGAAAAAGGAGGCACAGTAATACACTTAACGATGTATGGAATCAATATTAATGATCTTCAAGATAATCTTGAGAAAATAAAGTATCCTCTATTAATAATTGTAGGATCAGAAAAAGTTGAAGGTTGGTATTATCGTAATGTAGATTACAATATAGCAATAGGGAATCAGCCACATTCTGAAGTAGCAGCACTAGCAATCTTTCTAGACAGAATTTATAAGGGACGAGAGCTATATATGGAATTTGGAGATTCAAAAATAAAGATATTACCTCAGAATGCTGGCAAGAAGGTGATAAGAAATGGTTAA
- the tfe gene encoding transcription factor E — MVNAEDLFINLAKSLLGDDVIDVLRVLLEKGTEMTDEEIANQLNIKVNDVRKKLNLLEEQGFVSYRKTRDKDSGWFIYYWRPNIDQINEILLNRKRLILDKLKSRLEYEKNNTFFICPQDNSRYSFEEAFENEFKCLKCGSQLTYYDTEKIKSFLEQKIRQIEEEIDKETKLGANKNH, encoded by the coding sequence ATGGTTAATGCAGAGGACCTGTTTATTAATCTAGCGAAAAGTTTGTTAGGAGATGATGTAATTGATGTTCTACGAGTCCTATTAGAAAAAGGTACTGAGATGACCGATGAAGAAATAGCAAATCAGCTCAATATAAAAGTTAATGACGTGAGAAAGAAATTGAACTTACTAGAAGAGCAAGGTTTCGTAAGTTATAGGAAAACGAGAGATAAGGATAGCGGATGGTTCATTTATTATTGGAGGCCTAACATAGATCAAATTAATGAGATATTATTGAATAGAAAAAGACTAATATTAGATAAATTAAAGTCCAGATTAGAATATGAGAAAAATAATACGTTCTTTATATGTCCACAAGATAATAGTAGATACTCATTTGAGGAAGCATTTGAAAATGAATTTAAATGCTTAAAGTGTGGATCTCAATTAACCTATTATGATACAGAAAAAATTAAGTCGTTCTTGGAGCAAAAAATAAGACAAATAGAGGAAGAGATAGATAAGGAGACAAAACTTGGAGCAAATAAAAATCATTGA